The Burkholderia sp. NRF60-BP8 genomic sequence CGGAAACAGATCGCAGATCACGCGTGCGAGCGCGTCGAATTCGGCGCTCGGGCATTCGATCAGATAGTCGTCCATGCCGTCTCTCCCGTCAGGCCGCCGCACGCGACGGCCGGCACGCCTTCGCCAGCACGACCGCCAGGATCGCGGCCAGCACGAAATACGCGGCCTCGACCCATGCGGCCGGCAGCACGCGCACCTGGTACAGCAGCGTCGGCGTCGCCGCGAGCGCATGCAGCACGATCGCGAGCGGCAACACGGCCATCCGGCCGGCCCGCACGCCGCGCCACACCAGCACCGACAGCGCCAGTTGCACCGCGAACGCCGCGCAGCGTTCGAGCAGCAACAGCAGGATCGACTGGACCGACAGCGTCGCGAGCATCATGTGCAGCCGCACGACGGTGTCGACCGGCAGGTCGGACAACTGCGTCTCGAGCTGGCCGCGGCTCGCGAGCCACGCGAGATACGACCACTGGCCCCACACCAGCACGCCGACGAACCACGCTTCGGCGCCGCCGTGACCGATCCCGTAGCCGATGCCGCGAGCGTCGCCGGCCGATGCGCCATAGCGACGGTTCAGCACGCGCATCCCGAGATAGCGGCCGACTTCCTCGAATACGGCGGTCGCAAGCGCGCCGTACGCGACGAACGCGAGCGGCTGCGTGAGCCAGCCGTCCTCGGGCGTGTGGCTCAGCACGAGCCCGTGGAACGCGCGCTCGAGGATCATGGCAAACAGCGTGAAGACGGCGACGCCGACGATCGTGTCACGGCGATTGAGCGCAAGCGGCTTGCGCAGGATGCGGTAGAGGACGAGCGGCAGCAGCGCGATGATCAGCGTGGCGGCGATCAGCGCCGCCAGCGTGACGGGAGCGACAGTCATGTATTTCCTTGGTTCGAGGCAGCGCACCCGATGCGCCGCGTGCCCCGAATGATACTCAGCTTGCGGTCGACGCGCGCGCAATCAGCTCGCCGGGCAGCATCGCGACGCGCACGTCGCCCGCCGCGCCGTCGATCCGCTCGTGCACGAATTCGACGGCCTTGTAGCCGATTTCGTAGGTGGGCTGACGGATCGTCGTGATGCCGATCAACTCGGCCCATTCCGGATCGTCGATCGACAGCAGCGCCGCCTGCTGCTGCCACGCGGCGCCGAAGCGCGCGCGCAGGTGGCGCGCGATCGCCAGCGCGACCGGCGCATTCGCGGCGAACAGCGCCGCGCGCACGCCGCGCCGGGCCGCGTGATCGATGCGCGCATCGACGTCGGCGAGCGCCGCCGCGGCCGCGTCGGGCGCGTTCAGGTCGAGCACGACCGTCGACGGCACCGCCAGCCCGCGCGCGGCCAGCGCCGCGCGGAACGCGGCCTCGCGCACGCGCCGCGAGCTGACGCGCTCGAACGGCTGCACGACGAAATGGATCGCGTCGAAACCGTGTTCGACCAGGTGCGCGAGCGCGGTCTCGATCGCGTCGTCGTTGTCGAGGCCGATCAGGTCGGCCTCGAAGCCCTCGACCGTGCGGTCGACGAGCACGGCCGGAATGCCCGCGCCGCGCAACGGGCGCAGCACGTCTTCGTCGGCGCCGAGCGCGTTGACGATCAGCCCTTCGACGCGGTAGGTCGTGAGCAGTTGCAGGAAACGGCGCTCCATCTCGACTTCGTTCGCTGCGTGACAGATGAGCGGCATGTAGCCGAGCGCATGGCACGCGGCCTCGACGCCCTGCAGCACTTCGACGGTGTAAGGATTGGTCAGGTCGGCCGCGAGCATGCCGAGCAGCCGGTTGCGGCCGCGCTTGAGCCCGCGCGCCATCTGGTTCGGCCGGTAGTTGAGCCGCGCGATGGCCGCTTCGATCCGCTGGCGCAGATCGACGGACAGCACGTGCGTCTCGCCGTTCAGGTAGCGCGAAACGCTGGTCTTACCCGTACCGGCCTCGCGCGCGACGTCGCTGATCGTCGCCGGACGCGTCGTGGAAGGTTGCGAATCGGTCACTGTCGTGCCTCGCGACGTACGATCCGCGCCGCTTCGTGAGCAGACGGACCATTGTTGTTGGAAACGTAAGCCAATCGGCGGCCTCCCCTGTCCTGGCGCGTCGGCGCCTGCGCCGGCCCGGTGCTTCGCGCTCGCGCAGCGCCCGCCGGTCGCGTGCTACGGCAGTCGGCCGCACCGGAGCTGGCGCGGATGCCCGTCGCCCGATGCGGCCGGCCGCGCGGCCGACCGTCGATGCGACGAGAGCGGGCGATCATAACGCAGCCGGCCCGCCGGCACCAAGATCATCGACTCTAACGGCGCCGGCGCCGCGCCAGCCGGTTGCCGGAGGCGGCTCAGGCGTGCGCCAGCGCATCCGGATTGACGAGATTCGTGCGCAGCGTGCCGGCCAGCGCGCCGACCAGGTTTTCCGCGGCGCAGCGCGCCATCGCATGGCGCGTCTCGTGCGTCGCCGAGCCGATATGCGGCAGCGCGACGACGTTCTTCATCTGCAGCAGCGGCGAATCCGCCGGCAGCGGCTCCTTCTCGAACACGTCGAGCCCCGCGCCCCGGATCGTGCCCGCGCGCAGCGCGTCGACCAGCGCGGCTTCGTCGACGACGGGCCCGCGCGACGCGTTGATCAGGATCGCACTGCGCTTCATCTTCGCGAATTCGGGTGCGCCGATCAGGTGGCGCGTGTCGGGCGATAACGGCACCTGCAAGCACACGAAATCCGACTGCGCGAGCAGCGCGTCGAGCGTCACGCGCCGGGCGCCGTACTGCGTCTCGGCCTCGGCATGCGCGGACCGGTTCGCGTACAGCACCTGCATCCGGAAGCCGAGCGCCGCGCGCCGCGCGACCGCGCCGCCGATCCGCCCGAGCCCGACGATGCCGAGCGTCTTGCCCTGCACGTCGGTGCCGTACAGGTCCGGGCCGATGCTGCGATGCCAGTGGCCGGCCTTCACCCATTCGGCCAGTTCGACCACGCGCCGTGCGGAGGCCAGGATCAGCGAAAACACCGTGTCGGCCGTCGACTCGGTCAGCACGTCCGGCGTATGCGCGAGCACGATGCCGCGCCGCGTGAGATCGGCGACGTCGAAGTTGTCGTAGCCGACCGAGATCGTCGACCACGCCTTCAGCCGCGGCGCGCGGTCGAGCATCTGCGGCGTGACCTTCAGGCTCGCGCCGATCGCGCCGTCCGCGTCGCCGAGCGCAGCGGCAAGCGCGTCGGCGCCGTCGGCCTGCACCACCTCCGCATGCTCGCGCAGGTACGCGAGAACGTCATCGGGCAGCGGCTTGTACGCGACGATACGGGGCTTCATCGTTTCATTTTCCTTGCAGCGGCGCCGCGAGCGGATGCGCATCGCGCGCCTGGGGTTTGACGGACAGCGTGAGGATCACCGCGGCGACGAGCGCGGCGCTCATGAAGGCGTACGACGCGACGGGCGACCCGGTCGCGCCGTTCAGGTAGCCGACGAAATACGAGCCGACGAACGAACCGAGCGCGCCCATGCTGTTGATCAGCGCCATCGCGCCGCCGGCGACGTTCTTCGGCAGCAGTTCCGGCACGATCGCGAAGAACGGGCCGTACGGTGCGTACATCGCGGCGCCCGCGACGACCAGCAGCGCATACGAGATCCAGAAATGCGACGAGCCGAGCGCGTACGACGCGGCGAACGCGGCCGCGCCGACCAGCAGGAACGGCCAAACGAAGCCGCGGCGCGAACCGACCTTGTCGGACGCCCACGACGCGGCGAGCATCGCGATCGTCGCCGCGAGGTACGGCAGCGCGGACAGCCAGCCGGTCGCGACCATCCCGAGATCGGAACCGTTCTTCACGATCGACGGCAGCCACAGCACGAAGCCGTACACGCCGATGCTCCAGCAGAAATACTGCGCGCACAGCTTGATCACGGCCGGCGAGCGGAATGCCTCGCCATAGTTGCGGACCGGCTTGATCGCCGCCTGCTCGGCCGCGAGCGCGGCGTCGAGGTCGCGCTTTTCCTGCGCGCTGAGCCACGGCGAATCGGCCGGCTTGTCCTGCACGAGGCACCACCAGCACACGGCCCAGATGACGGCCGGGACGCCTTCGGCGATGAACATGTGGCGCCAGCCGAATTCATGCACGAGATAACCGGACACGATCGACATCCACAGCACGGTGACCGGATTGCCGAGGATCAGAAACGTATTCGCGCGCGAGCGCTCGTTCTTCGTGAACCAGTTGCTGATGTAGATCAGCATCGCCGGCATCACGGCCGCCTCGACGACGCCCAGCACGAAGCGGATCGCCATCAGCGACGGGATGTTGCTGACCACGCCGGTCAGGGCCGCGCAGCCGCCCCACAGCACGAGACTGACGAACACGAGCTTCTTCACGCTGCGGCGTTCCGCGTAGATCGCGCCGGGGATCTGGAAGAAGAAGTAGCCGAGGAAGAACAGCGCGCCGATCAGCGACGACAGGCCCTTGCTGATCCCGAGGTCCTGGTTGATGCCGGCCGCTGCCGCGAACCCGTAGTTCGCGCGATCGAGGTAAGCGAGGCTGTACGTGATGAAGACGATCGGCATGATCGTCCACCACCGACGGGCTGCGAGATTGGCTGCCATGAGAGTGTCTCCGTATAGGGACCGCAGTGGGCGCCAGCGCCCGCCCGGCCTCGAACAAAACTACCGTGCGTCGCGCACGAAATGGATCCGCGGATTGTGCCGTGTCCGGCCTCTCATTGCGCGGTGACGGTTTCCTCTAAGCGATCGGCGCGATTGTCGACACTTTCGAGACGGTCGAGCGCATCGCGCGTCGGCAACCCTTCCGAATCGCCGATCACCTGGATCGCGAGCGCACCGATCCGGTTGCCGCGCGCGACCGCCTGCTCGACGCTCCG encodes the following:
- a CDS encoding YhfC family intramembrane metalloprotease; translation: MTVAPVTLAALIAATLIIALLPLVLYRILRKPLALNRRDTIVGVAVFTLFAMILERAFHGLVLSHTPEDGWLTQPLAFVAYGALATAVFEEVGRYLGMRVLNRRYGASAGDARGIGYGIGHGGAEAWFVGVLVWGQWSYLAWLASRGQLETQLSDLPVDTVVRLHMMLATLSVQSILLLLLERCAAFAVQLALSVLVWRGVRAGRMAVLPLAIVLHALAATPTLLYQVRVLPAAWVEAAYFVLAAILAVVLAKACRPSRAAA
- a CDS encoding LacI family DNA-binding transcriptional regulator — its product is MTDSQPSTTRPATISDVAREAGTGKTSVSRYLNGETHVLSVDLRQRIEAAIARLNYRPNQMARGLKRGRNRLLGMLAADLTNPYTVEVLQGVEAACHALGYMPLICHAANEVEMERRFLQLLTTYRVEGLIVNALGADEDVLRPLRGAGIPAVLVDRTVEGFEADLIGLDNDDAIETALAHLVEHGFDAIHFVVQPFERVSSRRVREAAFRAALAARGLAVPSTVVLDLNAPDAAAAALADVDARIDHAARRGVRAALFAANAPVALAIARHLRARFGAAWQQQAALLSIDDPEWAELIGITTIRQPTYEIGYKAVEFVHERIDGAAGDVRVAMLPGELIARASTAS
- a CDS encoding NAD(P)-dependent oxidoreductase; this translates as MKPRIVAYKPLPDDVLAYLREHAEVVQADGADALAAALGDADGAIGASLKVTPQMLDRAPRLKAWSTISVGYDNFDVADLTRRGIVLAHTPDVLTESTADTVFSLILASARRVVELAEWVKAGHWHRSIGPDLYGTDVQGKTLGIVGLGRIGGAVARRAALGFRMQVLYANRSAHAEAETQYGARRVTLDALLAQSDFVCLQVPLSPDTRHLIGAPEFAKMKRSAILINASRGPVVDEAALVDALRAGTIRGAGLDVFEKEPLPADSPLLQMKNVVALPHIGSATHETRHAMARCAAENLVGALAGTLRTNLVNPDALAHA
- a CDS encoding MFS transporter: MAANLAARRWWTIMPIVFITYSLAYLDRANYGFAAAAGINQDLGISKGLSSLIGALFFLGYFFFQIPGAIYAERRSVKKLVFVSLVLWGGCAALTGVVSNIPSLMAIRFVLGVVEAAVMPAMLIYISNWFTKNERSRANTFLILGNPVTVLWMSIVSGYLVHEFGWRHMFIAEGVPAVIWAVCWWCLVQDKPADSPWLSAQEKRDLDAALAAEQAAIKPVRNYGEAFRSPAVIKLCAQYFCWSIGVYGFVLWLPSIVKNGSDLGMVATGWLSALPYLAATIAMLAASWASDKVGSRRGFVWPFLLVGAAAFAASYALGSSHFWISYALLVVAGAAMYAPYGPFFAIVPELLPKNVAGGAMALINSMGALGSFVGSYFVGYLNGATGSPVASYAFMSAALVAAVILTLSVKPQARDAHPLAAPLQGK